TGCTATCCACAAGCTGCAACCCGAAACTCAAAATATTATTGCTGAACCATTAACAGGAGTGCCGCCGGAGAAAGGAGACAGCTTCGATACAGTTGAGGAGTATGGAGCGTTATTTGCAGATATGGGTCTGCGTCCGCAGCACTGGCTAAAAGCGCGGCAAGTCTGGATGTGGATGCTGCCGTCGATTCCCTATCTGGAAGAATACGATCGCGAAGACCTGAATAAAGGCGCAAACTCTGCCCTCTACAAGTTCTTCAATACCTATGTGATTCTGCCAATGGCGGAGGCGGTGCAGCGTTATGAGAATGCTTTGCCACCCCAAATGTTGCAACAAATGGCAGATTGCTGGGAAGTGTTTAGCCAGAATAAGCAGCAGATGGGCATGGAGTTCTACCAGATTTTGTTTGAGAAATATCCGTTTGTGCTGCCGATTTTTGGCCGAGCAGATATGGATTATCTCTCGCTCCATCTATTCCAGGCAGTAGAATTTCTGGTGCGCTGTTTGCGGACGGGCAGCAGCGACAATATGCTGCAAGAACTGCGGTTTTTGGGACAAGTTCACAGTTTTGCAGATGTACCGTCCTGCGCCTATCCAGCCGTCTCGGACACCATGTTTGTATTGTTCGAGAAATATTCGCCTAACTTCACCCCAGAACTGCGGCAGGCGTGGCAAATATTATTCGATCGCGTCGTCAACGTGATTAAATTGCCCATGCTCAATCAGGAGCGATTGCTGAAAAAAGCCAAGCAGTTTCTCGATTTGATTTCCTCAGAACAAGCATGGGAACCAGAAGACAAAGAGCGACGTTGGAAAGAAATCCGTGACGAAATCAAAGCGACGGGAACTTATACCCACACCTATGAAGAACTTGCCTATGGCACTCAGGTAGCGTGGCGCAATGCTTCAAAATGTGTGGGGCGCATCGCCTGGAATAATATGGTAGTGCGCGATCGCCGTCATGTGAGTGACCCTGATGAAATGTTCCGCGAATGCCAAGAACACGTCAAGTTTGCTACCAACGGCGGTAATCTCCAGATTACAATGACGGTCTTTCGTCCCAGGCTGCCAAAAGAACGCTGGGGCCCTCGCTTTTGGAATTCTCAACTCTACCGCTATGCCGCCTACGAGCAACCCGATGGCAGCATTTTAGGCGATCCGGCAAATCTAGAATTGACCAATGCCATTATCCAGTTTGGCTGGCAACCGCCCGCACCGCGCACCGCATATGACATTCTACCTGTGGTGATTGAGGTTCCCGGACAGGAGCCGAAAATGTACCACTGGCAACCAGAGGAAGTGCTGGAAGTACCGATTGAGCATCCCACCATTCCAGAGTTTAAAGAATTGGGAATGCGCTGGTATGCGATTCCTGCCATTAGCAATTTCGCAGTGCATATTGGCGGCATTCATTACGGCTGTATGCCCTTCAACGGCTGGTACATGGATACCGAAATCATGCGGGACTTTCTCGATGAGTACCGCTACAACAAGATGGAGGAAATTGCCAAAGCCCTGAAGCTAGATACCAGTTCCGAGCAAACGCTGTGGCGCGATGAAGTGGCGCTGAAGCTGAACGTTGCCATCCTCTACTCGTTCCAGAAAGCCAAGGTGACAATGGTGGATCACCAAACCGCCTCTCGTCAGTTTTTGATTCACGACTTGCGCGAAAAGAAAGCCGGAAGAGAATGTCCTGGCGACTGGGGTTGGGTAGTTCCCGCAACCGGAGGTAGTACTTGTCCAGTTTGGCATCACCAAATGCGAGATTTCTACCTAGAGCCTGCCTACCACCACTCAGCCGATCGCTGGGCAGTCGAAGACGGTATAGAGTTAGAAAAACTGACCGCAGTTGCTGACGAAGACGGCGATAAGCAAGACCGGATTCTAATTCTTTATGCTTCGGAAACTGGCACAGCAGAAGGCTTTGCTCGGAAAGCTGCGCGACAGTTGCAGCGCTTCCGTCCCAAAGTCATGGCACTCGATGAATACACAGTTGAAACCCTAGCTGATGAAAAGTTGCTGCTGATTGTCACTTCTACCTTTGGCAATGGGGAAATGCCGAGTAACGGCAAACAATTCCTGCAATGGCTAAAACAACAGCCTGCCAGTTCCCTCGATGGGTTGAATTATTCCGTCCTAGGCATCGGCAGCACCGTTTACGAACATTTCTGTGCTGCTGGCATTGCTGTAGATAAAGCTTTGGCAAAAGCAGGTGCAAACTGTGTTGTACCCCTGCATAAAGGCGATGAAATCAAGGGTCAAGCAGACACCTTCAAACAATGGTTGGGTTTGATTGCGCGAGTGTTGGGCGAAGATGCCACAACTGCGGATGCAGCCAGCATGACGGCTCCCAAACTCACAGTCACCTACCTCAATGAAGCAGATCTGCCAACCCTACCTGCACCAACAGGCGATCGCGGTCTTCCTGTCCCGGTTGTCGCCAATGATGAATTGCTGCAAGAAGTCATTCCCGGCAGTCGTTCCACTCGTTATATCGTGTTCGACATTGCGAATACAGGCTTGCAGTACGAAACGGGCGATCACGTTGCTGTTTACCCCTGCAATCCACCGGAATTAGTCGATCGCCTTTGTACGCGCATCGGCACTTCTGCAAACGCTTACTTTACCGCGAACTATGTTACACCCGACGGCACAGTAACCGATGACCAACCGCCTGTTGCTGTTCCCATAACCGTGCAGCAATTGTTGTCTGAAGAACTCGACTTGTCTTTACGGGAGCCATTTAACGACCTGCTAGCATACCTTTATTCAGCAGTGCAAAATCCGCAAGAAAAGCAGCGCTTAGAAATATGGCTAGAGATTTTGCACCAAGGTGAAGAGCATCCAGATAGCATCACGCTCAAGAAAACGATTACCGACAACTTTACGAGTATTGCGGATTTGTTTGATGAATTTCCCTCAGCACCCGTCACCTTAGAAGCATTGCTAGAACTTTTACCCAAGCAAAAGCCGCGCCTCTACTCCATTTCCTCCTGTCCGTTGCTGCATCCCCAAAAAATTCAAATCACAGTCGGAGTTTTGCAAATCAAAACCGATGCAGGCAAGGTGCGCCAAGGGCTTTGCTCTAACTATCTCGCTGGGATGCAACCGGGAGCGCAAGTGCGCATTGGAGTCCGCACCTCTGGTTTCCGTCCCCCTGCTGATTCTCAAGCCCCGATGCTGATGGTGGGGCCGGGAACAGGTGTTTCGCCGCTGATTGCTTTCTTACAATATCGAGAAGCATTACAACAGCAGGGAACACCGTTAGGTGAGGCGTGTCTCTACTTTGGCTGCCGCAATCACAGTGACTTTCTGTATGGAACCCAACTTACCGCTTGGCAAAACCAAGGCGTGTTAACTGGGTTAGAAGTTGCCTTTTCCCGCCTCACCGATAAAAAGCTGTACGTTCAAGGCTTGATGCAAGAGAAAGCCACAGAACTTTGGCAAATGCTGAGTCATCCGCAGTGTCATTACTACGTCTGTGGTGATGCCAAGATGGCAGATGATGTATTTGAAGTATTTATGGCGATCGCCAAAACCGTTGGCAACCTCTCGCACATCGAAGCAGTAGAATTCTTCGACACTATGAAGAAAGAACACCGTTTCCATACTGACGTTTGGGGCGTGCAACTCAACTTCAAGCAAGCCATTCAACAGGTGCAAAAAGATAATTACTCTAAAGCTGAGAAATGGTTGGAAAGGGTAAAACAAACTAGTGAAGAATCAGTCACCGCAGACGAAAGTCAAGCATTGATGGTATAAACAATTCAATTTAAGCTAGAACAGCCAGGAGACAACGCTTTTGTGTTTCCTGGCTTTTGATTTTGCACAGTTAAATATAGTCAAGTGTCAGGCGATCGCCTGTTTTAATTTCCTTCCCATCATCATCACTGTTGCTAATTCACTCATCAGCCGCCATCAAAGTGCGTAGGCGTAGCCCGCCGCAGGCATCGCTCTTGCTCATTTTCTCAGCTTTCAAGCAAAAAGGCGCAACGTTGAAGATAAAAGCCGCAATTTTCCGCATCAAAGCCGCAATGTTGAGGATAAAAGCCGCAAAGTTCAAGATAAAAACTGCAATGTTCGAGATAAAAGCCGCAACTTCGAGGATAAAAACCGCAATTGCCAGGCTCAAAGGTGCAACTTCGAGGATAAAAGCCGCAACCGCCAGGCTCAAAGGTGCAACGTTTACCCTCAAAGGCTCAAGTTTCAAGCTCAAAGCACAAATAACCAAGTAAATTGCTGATGTCGCTCACTTCCGAAGCTAAATACATCACATATTCACTTCGTTATTAGCCCGCCCTGCAATAAATTGCGGGCTAATAGCTCAAGTCTACTCAAGTAGACTGAGTATGCTGTGTTTACTCTAGAGATGAATAAGTGCGATCGCAAAACATTTCGATTTTACTGTAGGGGCACGGCATGAGTGGATTAAATGCTTGTCCAAAATATTGTTAATGCCGTGCCCTTACCTACCAGATATTTTATCTGACAATATAATATACATATAATTAGCGACTATTATTTAATATAATTGGGATGCCATATAACCCCAAACAACATCATCGTCGTTCTATTCGTTTACCAGGATATGACTATACTCAAATCGCTGCATATTTCACAACAATTTGTACGTATAAAAAGCAATGTTGGTTTGGCGATGTAATTAATGGGGAAATACTACATAATCAATTGGGAATAATTGTTCACCACTTTTGGCAGGCTCTTCCGCGTCGGTTTTCTCACATTCAATTAGATGCTTTTGTGGTCATGCCAAATCATGTGCATGGTATTCTCATCATCACTGATTCTGGGGCACGGCAACCACAATCCTTTCCATCAGTTGAAAACTTTACTGATGCCGTGCCCCTACAGAATACAAATATTCGTAAAACAGAACAATTTGGTAAACCTGTTTCTGGTTCTATTCCTACAGTTATTCGTTCTTTTAAATCTGCTGTCACTAAACGAATTAACCTAATGCGAAAAACTCCATATCCCCCCGTTTGGCAACGCGATTATTACGAAAGGATTATCCGCGAAGATGGATTGGATAATGTTCGCCAATATATTATCAATAATCCTTTGCAGTGGGCAGAGGACGAAGAAAACCCTTCGCATCACCCATACGAACAATTAGATTTAGGTTTATATTTTTAAACCCACATTATGGAACAATACAGTTCAGTTAAGCTGAGATGCAATACGTCGTAGGGGCACGGCATCCACAGACTTTCGGGAAAACCGACATTTTATCGGTGCCGTGCCCTTACCTGTGTAATCATTTAGTGTTGATATTTCTGAAATCAACTCCACCCGCCAATTTCTGCTTCTGTTAGCGGCTTCTCTAACTTGCCGTATTCTGTCTGCGCTGCTCGTAATACGTGCTTCATCTGCACAGCTTCCCCAGCATCAGCCGCTAAAAATGCTGCATTTAAGGCAATGTTCCGAATATTACCTCCAGCTACGTTGAGGCGTGCCAGTTTTACTACATCCAAGTCGGCTGTTGGCGTGTTGGGTGGGAAAATCCGCCGCCAAATCTCGGCTCGTTGCGCTGCATCGGGGAAGGGGAACTGCACGACAAAGCGAATGCGGCGCAGGAAAGCGGTATCAATGGCACTTTTCAGGTTAGTTGTTAACAGTGCCAAACCGGGATAAGATTCCATCCGTTGCAATAAGTAGCTTACCTCGATGTTGGCATAGCGATCGCGCGCATCTTTAACTTCGCTACGTTTGCCAAATAAGGCATCAGCTTCATCAAATAATAAAATTACTCCGCCTTGCTCGGCAGCATCAAACACCCGACGCAGATTTTTCTCTGTTTCGCCAATATACTTACTCACCACCGATGATAAATCAATGCGATACAAGTCAAGACGCAATTTATTTGCTAGTACTTCCGCTGCTAAGGTTTTCCCCGTACCGCTAGCACCTGCAAATAAAGCGCTAATTCCCAAACCCCGCGCACTTTTAGCAGCAAATCCCCAGGTGTTATATACAGTACTTCGCTGCCGAACATGAGCCGCAAGATCGCGGAGAATATCTTTCTGGTTGTCTGGTAATACCAAGTCTTCCCAGTCAGCAGCAGGCTCAATCCATTGTGCTAGCTCATCTAAGCGCGGTCGTGCTTGTAAGCGGCAAGCATCCCATAAAATATCAGTGAGGTTGTTTGATTGTGGCTGTGCTAATTGTCCGGCGGCTTCTGCACAGGCTGCATGAATAGTTGCAGGACTGAGGTTAAACTGATCTACTAAAATTTTGACTTGTCCGTTGAGTTGGGGTGCAATTTCCGATAAGGCTTCTTGCCAAACTGCTCCTTGTTCTCTAGCTGTGGGTTGCTGCACGTCAAAACTTACTACCAAGCGTTGTGGCAAACGCATTCTTTCCCGACTGCTGATGAATAAAAAGCCATTTGTGCGTTCGATAAAATGAGCGATCGCATTTATTCGGGTAGCATCATTAGTATCGAGTTCGTCGCAGTCTATCAGTAAAGCACTTTTACTTAAAATTGTCTCCCGCGTCCACAGGCGAATCAGGTTATCTAATTCCCCTGGTAATAAGGGAATGACTTGTGCAGGCATTACCCACAGATGTAAATTTTGCAGTTGACAAATTGTAGCTGCAATGGCGCGTTTGCTACTAGTTTCGTTGCCACACAACTGAACGATGGGTAAATTATTTCCTTTATAAGTTTGCTGCCAAACTGCTGTAACTCGCTCTGCTAAAGCTTGGTGTGATGGTACTAAATCCCCACCACCTGATAATGGCTCGATAATACCCGCCAGCCGTTCGTCAAGATATTGAATCCCAACTAAATAATGTAAAATCCGTTCGTCAATTCTCAACGGACTGAGGGTTAAAGCATGAGCTTCCCCAACTTGAATTAATCGCCAACGACGTAAAGGTGCATTAGGAGCGATCGCATCCCAATGAACGTTAGGTAACGCAGCTAAAGCTAAACTTAAAGTAGGATAAGCTCGTTGTGCATCACCTTGAGCGATCGCACATAACCGTGCAAAATCTCCACTCAATTCCATCGCTGCACATAATAGCAACAAGTTGCGCTCAAAGCCTGAGAGACTAAACATCCGGCAGAGATTATCTAATGCCGATGGTGTAGGCATAGCCGCAGCTGCTTCTTTTAAAGCTTGCTGTCGCGCATTTTCCTGATTTTCTAGTTCATTCGGCTGTGGCGAAGTTGTTGTATAACGTTCTAAAGCACCACGGACTACGGCTAAAGCTGCTGATAAATAACGCTGGTTGGCATCGTGCCAATTATTAATTATTGTTTGAGTATTCATGTAATTATTACCTGTGGTGCATCGTATTCTCCAGCTTGATTCATATTGCAGGGACTTTCCGCCCCATCTACTCGCACCCTGACAAGGTAAGTTCCTGGCTTGATATTGTCGATTGGAATTGTTATCGCATCGGTGTCTTCATTGTCTACTGATACAGGAAAAGTGTAGATAACAGGACTTTTATTAGAGATTTCATTCAGTAGTAAAACTACTCGTTGCGTCTTGCCAACTTTCGGCTGAAATTTCACCGTAATTGCACCTGAGCGTAAATTCTCACCACTTTTCTCTACTTGCGCGATCGCTGCTACGATTTTGGGATGCAGGACAAAAGGCGCAACATTCGATTCAATTTGCTGCTTTTGTCCAGCATCGCCCATTTTCAGGTGGACAACTTGCACGCCCTGGACACCTGCATATAAATCTGGCGGTACTAGCAGACTAATTTGTGTGTCTTTCACATCTTCTGGGACTAGCAATTTCTCTGTATTGTCTACTCTAATTCTGGTAATCTCCCCCCGTAATCGCTTACCGCGAATTACTAAAGTACTGTCTACAACAATTAATTGCTCTGTTTCCGTGGGGGCGAGAACTTGCTCAATACTTGGTTGCGACAAGGACATCATACATAACCCCTCAGCTTTTTGAGTGTCATCGCTCTCAATCAAGACCATTGATGCTTGATAGCTAGCCGAGGGGCGATAATGAGTTTGTAGCGCAGACCAGAGTTTAGAAGTGTCTTCCATGTTAAAGAACTCTGGCGAAAGTTTAATTTGCCCAATTTGTTCGGCTAAATCAGAGACAGAAATACCAACTAAAGCCTGAGCAAAAACATTAGCAGTACTGCGTGTAGCTGCGTTCCTCAATGCATTTTCAATGGCGCTAGTTGCGATCGCAGGCGTGCGATGCAACAATTGCATTGCATACCCTAATAACAGTTCTGCCTGAAAATCTTTTGCTCCGTAAGCTGTCAGTAAGTAATGCAAGTCTAAAGCTAGTGGCGGATTTGCAGAGCGTGGGTTTTTATTTATACGTAAATTCTTACTGCGAAATTCTTGAGATACCCAATCAACATTACGATTTTGCGTCACCTGATAGAGAAATAAATTGAGTTGAGCGCGCTCATCAGTTCCCACTGTAATTAGATCTGGTGGTAAAGCAGTCACAATTACATCACCAACACTTGCAGTAATCGAGTCACTGACTAGACCATTTTCCAGCAAGTCTTTCAGCACTGCTGTCACAGCGGCTATCGAGAGTGCATTACTCATTCTGAT
The genomic region above belongs to Calothrix sp. NIES-2098 and contains:
- a CDS encoding putative sulfite reductase, with translation MLNFQTSSRERIIHLTEVSATDFPVSSRYKYKCRVQIISHQGETLLQKDLFARMQPSWLVELKNKGDCTIALTLCYREGDITQPWQDAGTVTFATQDYLKGDRNADLELPIHTWEQAPQLKLKVRLTESADEGSSSTVTVFSKQSISRRRTQDTAEKAEVDLPQSTPLTPQEEVIVKDVWNKLRSWKELQMEKFFKRLLLEEPELEYLFGEAIDCVSDFFYELFDCAIHKLQPETQNIIAEPLTGVPPEKGDSFDTVEEYGALFADMGLRPQHWLKARQVWMWMLPSIPYLEEYDREDLNKGANSALYKFFNTYVILPMAEAVQRYENALPPQMLQQMADCWEVFSQNKQQMGMEFYQILFEKYPFVLPIFGRADMDYLSLHLFQAVEFLVRCLRTGSSDNMLQELRFLGQVHSFADVPSCAYPAVSDTMFVLFEKYSPNFTPELRQAWQILFDRVVNVIKLPMLNQERLLKKAKQFLDLISSEQAWEPEDKERRWKEIRDEIKATGTYTHTYEELAYGTQVAWRNASKCVGRIAWNNMVVRDRRHVSDPDEMFRECQEHVKFATNGGNLQITMTVFRPRLPKERWGPRFWNSQLYRYAAYEQPDGSILGDPANLELTNAIIQFGWQPPAPRTAYDILPVVIEVPGQEPKMYHWQPEEVLEVPIEHPTIPEFKELGMRWYAIPAISNFAVHIGGIHYGCMPFNGWYMDTEIMRDFLDEYRYNKMEEIAKALKLDTSSEQTLWRDEVALKLNVAILYSFQKAKVTMVDHQTASRQFLIHDLREKKAGRECPGDWGWVVPATGGSTCPVWHHQMRDFYLEPAYHHSADRWAVEDGIELEKLTAVADEDGDKQDRILILYASETGTAEGFARKAARQLQRFRPKVMALDEYTVETLADEKLLLIVTSTFGNGEMPSNGKQFLQWLKQQPASSLDGLNYSVLGIGSTVYEHFCAAGIAVDKALAKAGANCVVPLHKGDEIKGQADTFKQWLGLIARVLGEDATTADAASMTAPKLTVTYLNEADLPTLPAPTGDRGLPVPVVANDELLQEVIPGSRSTRYIVFDIANTGLQYETGDHVAVYPCNPPELVDRLCTRIGTSANAYFTANYVTPDGTVTDDQPPVAVPITVQQLLSEELDLSLREPFNDLLAYLYSAVQNPQEKQRLEIWLEILHQGEEHPDSITLKKTITDNFTSIADLFDEFPSAPVTLEALLELLPKQKPRLYSISSCPLLHPQKIQITVGVLQIKTDAGKVRQGLCSNYLAGMQPGAQVRIGVRTSGFRPPADSQAPMLMVGPGTGVSPLIAFLQYREALQQQGTPLGEACLYFGCRNHSDFLYGTQLTAWQNQGVLTGLEVAFSRLTDKKLYVQGLMQEKATELWQMLSHPQCHYYVCGDAKMADDVFEVFMAIAKTVGNLSHIEAVEFFDTMKKEHRFHTDVWGVQLNFKQAIQQVQKDNYSKAEKWLERVKQTSEESVTADESQALMV
- a CDS encoding ATPase central domain-containing protein, translated to MNTQTIINNWHDANQRYLSAALAVVRGALERYTTTSPQPNELENQENARQQALKEAAAAMPTPSALDNLCRMFSLSGFERNLLLLCAAMELSGDFARLCAIAQGDAQRAYPTLSLALAALPNVHWDAIAPNAPLRRWRLIQVGEAHALTLSPLRIDERILHYLVGIQYLDERLAGIIEPLSGGGDLVPSHQALAERVTAVWQQTYKGNNLPIVQLCGNETSSKRAIAATICQLQNLHLWVMPAQVIPLLPGELDNLIRLWTRETILSKSALLIDCDELDTNDATRINAIAHFIERTNGFLFISSRERMRLPQRLVVSFDVQQPTAREQGAVWQEALSEIAPQLNGQVKILVDQFNLSPATIHAACAEAAGQLAQPQSNNLTDILWDACRLQARPRLDELAQWIEPAADWEDLVLPDNQKDILRDLAAHVRQRSTVYNTWGFAAKSARGLGISALFAGASGTGKTLAAEVLANKLRLDLYRIDLSSVVSKYIGETEKNLRRVFDAAEQGGVILLFDEADALFGKRSEVKDARDRYANIEVSYLLQRMESYPGLALLTTNLKSAIDTAFLRRIRFVVQFPFPDAAQRAEIWRRIFPPNTPTADLDVVKLARLNVAGGNIRNIALNAAFLAADAGEAVQMKHVLRAAQTEYGKLEKPLTEAEIGGWS